acatTTAGCCTAACCAGTAAAAGTAACACTGTATACATGATGGTTAGGCACTAGAAGTTTTTTTAACACTTCAATAAATGTTCCCCAGTTTCAGATAAACCAATTGCTAGAATAGTTTGGAAGTGCTGATTCCAAACTGCAACCTGTAGAAGTGTCCACACACCTTTTCCTACAATTCATTCACCCTCAGCCGATCCTCCAATGTGCAGTCTACACGTCCCAATATCATTTTGCTAATGCCTTGAAGTAGGGATAACATCTTCccaggagcagccagggatGAAACTGCAATCAAACTCTTCTTGGGCTGCCTCCTTGATCTAAGTGAGGCATTTTTCACCCCGAGCTGGGAGTCTCTGCTGATGGCATGTCAATGCAAATAGAGCCCTAAGATAACAGACACCAGAGCTTGATTTTGCGTGACATTTACTGTGCATTCCCTTTTTGGAAGCTAGCAGATTTTTTGAGACATGCCTGACTGTGACCACATCTGTATGCTAAGTCCTGATCATTATTGCAAAAAGGAGTCTGCCATTCACAGGAGAGCTGAAATTTAGCCTGAGCCGTGCTGAAATGACAATGCCAGAAGGTGTCGTAACCACACTCTACAGGTCACATGAAGATATGCTTAAATACCATACTTCTTAGGGCATACTGTACTACACACTTCATTCCAAGCAGTTTTTAAACTAATATTCAGATATGCCTATTCTAATCAAATGCCCCATTCCTCTTCTGAGGATAGCAATAAGTATTCGATCTTGCCTGACGCCTCTTCCCACATTCATCTGAGAGTTAAGTTACTCCTTACCAAGGTAGCAGCAACAGAAGCACATGTAGCTGGAGGTTGAGGATTTCCAACTGAAAAATGGGGATCTAacaatttgctttctgttgccCAAACCACAGCTCCTGAACCAAGCTGCAGAATGGAAGCTCCAAGCCAAAATGTTAAAGGAACAAGAGACTGTCCTGCAGGCACAGGTGACGTAGGAGAGGTGATTGCATGGTGTGCCTTTGTTTGCCCACTTTTAGTCCATGAGACACATTTCAGGTAAAGTATACaaactgttttctgtgtatTCCTTCTAGTCTCATTCGACATCACACAGACTATGGTGAaggaaaaaggttatttttgaGCTAACTCTAAGGCAACGTCCCCTACTGCAGATCATGTTGTGGTATTTATGAGTGTTTACAGTGCTAAACCTCACAACAACGTGGGTGCCTTGGCTTGATTATTTACCAGAACTATCCTTCAGGCAGGCTTCTAACCCAGCAAAGCACTGAGGTACAAGCATACCATGGAACATATCTACCAAACGAGCTGATGTGCTATGCGCTTTTCTGGACCGGGGTGTGACAGCAGAGTTTTCTTTAACTTTAGCTTGAACTTTGCCTACAGAGGGTTTATACAGAGAAGCCTCTGGGCTTTTGGTACTTGGATTCTGAAACATTCAATAAAATAACATGACTTCCCCAAATTATATTAAAAGTCAGGCTGGAGTAAGACAGTAAgagcaagaaacagaaaataggtAGAAAAAGGTTTCCCCCTACACAATAATTCAGCCTCAAACACAAGTGAGAAAACTAGGTGATATGACAGACTTTCACTGCAAAACAAGACAGCGCCAGTAGATTTTCCTGGACTTACAGAAACTGTCATGGATTCTTATCTTCATCTACATATCTGTGAGGATGGTCCCTCCCAGCAGAGTTTTGGGGCAGTCAGTCCTGCAGCCACTCAGCTCCTCACCCATCAGCAAGTACTTTCAAAGCCCTTGCTCACAGTTCAGCATACTGCTAAGTTGTTCAAGTTTAGCTCTTGTAGACGATCTAACTCCTACCTGTCGATCAGTCAAGATGGGCTAGTGTTAAAATGACAACCCGGAAATATGTTGTCCTTTATGTGGTGTTTCAAAGGCTAAGATAAGCAGGTAGCACACCGAAGAATATCAGGTGAACTGCTGCCGACACCTGTTGGACAGGTTCTGCAATCAAACCTCAAAGGCCTCCGGCTGAGTCAGTCCCAAATGCAGTCCCAATTTTCTCAGAGTGgttttaattaaacttttatGGTCAACTAAAAAGAGTTTTGTATGCAGGCAGACCTCTGTAGCCAGTTTAATGAAGGTGAACGTGTTGATAAAAAACAGAGTACATTAAGCATACATTTGAAATGGTAaaattgtttttagaaaaatccAGTCAAACAAGTGTGCAAAGGCGTTGATAATACATGTGCCCCTTGCAGGACTGTTTAGATGAAAATTAAGGGGTTCACTTGCTGAAATGAAACGTGCAGTTAGGTGTTCTGTTCACGTATGCACACTATCACTTACACAGCAGCCTCCATTTGGAATTACTGggaataataacaataattagcATTATTTACAGCCTGGTAGCACTGAAGGGCCTCCCACATGGACCAGACACCATTGTGCAAGGTACTGTACaagtgcagaacagaaaaagcataAGGAGCTCCTTGATGCAAACAGCAGCATAAAATGACCAATAGATATTAACAGAGAAATGACTGCATGGACATTATGAGAAGATACTGATCAACGAGACAATTAGAAGCCTTAATATAGCACTCACTGCATACTGTACTGAGTGATATAACACCCCAGTGTGGAGGAGGTGATGGAACACCCTGTGCTTCCTTGAGCTGAAGGGAACCTGAGGACAACAGCTTCATGCAGTCCTGTCTCTGGTCAGCACAGCGTGTTTGAGACAGCCAAATCCAGCCCTCCAAATGGTTGCAGGGAATTGGTGCCTGCTCAAGGAATACACCCAAACTGTGGTGGCACCTCCCAGAGGATGCACACCCTCCCCAGGAACATTGCTTATGTGCACTTCTTTAGCATCATGTtttgaaacaaagcaagaagACAAAAGTCAGCCAAGGCCTTCCATTTTTGGTAGCCAGCATAACACAACCACAGGCCTATGTCAGCTGAGAGGAACATGAAGGAGATGAAGGGGAGTCGTCACTGTAGCAACACACCAGGGTCAGCCTCAGAGCATGGAAATGTGCAAATGTCACCATTTCCCGAAGCCATACGCTCGCCAGCTGTCCCTGTCAGCAGcggcccctctgctctgccctaaGACCTCAcagcggggctggaggggtcCTCATCTGCTCCTTGGCCCTCGTCTCCCAGACCGTGGAGCGCAAGCACGCGCTCCTGTGAGAGACAGCTCCCTCGGCCTGCTCCCAGCCACTGTAAAAACATTTGCTCATTTATTATTCAAATTTAAAGTGCAGCAGCTATTCTTTGTGCCGTGGTACTGCCTACGGCCCCAGCTGAGATCAGAGCTGGCCCTGTTCAAACCTGACAGGTTTTTTATCTAATTAAACAATAGGTGAAAGTTGGGAGGGAAAAGCAGAGACAGAACTGAGGTAAGCTTTTTCAGGACAAAGTCTCTGGGCTGCCACCCCAGCTCCATCACCTCACACCAGGCATTTCTCTGTAGGGACAGCCAGTCTGCCGAAAACGGCCTGCTTGGCATCAGGTCCCACCTACACGGCAGCACTCAGGCTGCTAAAGTAAATGTCTCTGAGTTTCTGTTAATGCACATGTCCCAGCTCTGGCTTCAGCCTCATACAAATTCAGGGGTATGCTGTATGTCAGGGAGCTCCGCTATCCGCAGCGCAGAGCTCGGCAGGGATTAACCTCCCGTGCATTTACACAGCTTggcagggaagggctgcagccagggagGAATCACAGCCACCGAGACCCTAACTGCCCAGTTTCAGCTTAGCTCAGGCATATCCACACAACACTGCAATTATGGCAATGACGTGTTCCCAGGGGCACCATAACAGCTAACCAGAAGGAACATAAATCATAACATAACTCTATCCGGTTTGAAAATCAGAACTAAACCTACCCCAGCAACACTTAGCAACACTTTCTACATCCTCTTTTCTTCAGCACCTGAACAGTAGCGCCAGGGGAGGTGTGTCGGCTGGCTGGCACCACAGGAAATAAAGCTCCTGGTTAATCTTTTCATCAGCTCCCCGCAGGTGGCAGCTCCCTGGCTGCTTGGAGCCCCCGCCTGCTCTGCGCCCACCCTGTCCCAGGCAGTGTGTGCCACGCCAATTGCACTCTCTCTGAGAGTTGTCAGGCTGGACAGACGAACTGTCCGATCACCTCAGCGTTGCTGGGCTTTCCTGGGAACCAGGATGAAGTGtctgagctggggctggtggtcttcttttcagaagagctgaTAGCTGTACTTTATATAGCACCCTGCATGGTTTTGGAGTTTTGAGAGTACTTTGAAAAAATAGTCTCAGATCTTtagaacagatttttcaaaaacatccaCAAACATTAGATAGAAGAACATGGAAATATGGTTTTCTGACAAAATGCAGCCACAGATGAATTTTCACGTGGCTACCAGAGGTAAACTGATAAGCAAAATACAGACCCCTGCTAGTCTTAAAAGCTGGTACATTgtaaaagaccttttttttttttttttttttctggtctacTTCATGAAGTGAATTGAAGCTGGCAGAAGAGGTTgccaggaaattattttctccacCTTTGGTGGCCTTGCCTGCAGCTGCAGTACACACGCAGGCTGCAAAACAGAGCTGACAGGGTGCCCTCTCAGCTCTCTCACGTCATGGTGCCAGGATGCAGGTTggcagcacccagagcaggATCATGGTGGCATGATGCCAAGGGTGGGCTTCgctcagcagcagggctgcccccaTGTCAGATAACCTAGGAAGAGAGCAGAGACACTCCTTTTCCGTGGTGGTGTCCAGCGAAGCATCAAATGCTGCCTGATGTCACTGCTGTCCATGACTTGTGCCACAAGTGGGGACTGGAAAGATGAGAGAGGGGAAACCGTGGCTGCAACAAGATGTGGGGATGCCTCACCCCTAGATTGCTCAGATGTCAGCAGCAGTGTAGCTGGGCTGGTATGTAGCTCCCAGCCTGGCTTGCCAGGTAATCAAGATGCTGGGTGAACAGGTGAATAAGCAGGGCTTAATGTTAGCTCAGGCACAGCTCTGACTCTTACCTGGATTTAACCCCACTGCCTGGTCCTGTGCAGCATCAGTGGTCAGACCAGCTCAGGATAGTCCCTGCCCACATTCCAGTAGCCCAGTGCACCCACAGAGATGGCTCAGTTACCACATTACTATTTTCCATTCAGTAGGTCATCCTAGGAGTCTTCTCCAACAGATGTCAGCCACAATCACATACAGGGTTTGTGAGGAAAGCAAGGCACGGGAAATCCATTCAGATTTATTGCTGTCCTCCTGAAGACTCCAAGGAGTTACTTAGGGAAATGTTTCCACTAGTCTCCACTTCTAGgaaagcttttcatttctggTCAACCTGCATAGAGGCACCAGCGCTGCAAAATTCACAAGAATACAGCATCCATAATTCCCAGGTCTTTTCAAAATCACTGGCTTGTGTCTTTCCATTCTtcctcagattttctttctgcaacagAGGCATCATAATAATTTGCAGCCTTAAAAAGATACAGTTTTAGTTCGCTTTTGTTGGTGCTTCTTGGTCTCCAAATATTTACATGGTAAAAAACAATACCCATTTTATTATCTTCTACCAAAGTGAGGTATCATCATTCAGTTCACTGTTCTGGTGTCTCTGAAATcactctgtttttatttttcccattgatGTAGATCACTCTCTACTCTGAAAGGtttgaagaatttcagaaaacattgaCCAAAAGCAATGAAGTGTTTGCCACTTTCAAACAGGAGATGGAGAAAGTGAGTAGCTGCTCATATCTGAACTCTGTGCTTGGCTCTCTCCTTTTAAATTTTGGTATTTCTCACTGCAATAATTTCATCTGGGATGAGGagatttttgcatattttggaGAGCAGAGTTATGAGTACAGCCAAAGGGCTGCCCTAATTCCATTTGCAGTGTGGGATCCCTGTTGAgattcagcttttcttcctgattCTATAgatgacaaagaaaatgaagaaattggAAAAGGATACTGCTACATGGAAATCCAGGTTTGAGAACTGTAACAGAGCATTACTGGACATGATTGAAGAGGTgagtgttctttttcttctcatgatGCACCCCTTCCACCATATAATGCTTTAATTGGGAAATGCAATGATCTGAAACTGCCAAAAGTCAATTAAAAACTGTTCTTGAACCtaagggtctttttttttttcaagctacCTTGATAGTAAGATCTCtttaaagagaaagacaaaactcACATCTGCTAAAACTTTTAGATTGTGCAGAAATATGCATCATGTCCATGAGAAATTGAATTATGTAACTGTGAATTTTAAGTGCTCTAAAAATGCATAACTCTTAATGTTGTAATAGAGACGCAAATTGGCATTAGTTCACTTTATGCTACTTTCTTTCTGCATAAGAGCATCCACCCAGGGAACTAATGTGCCCTAATGAACTTTACATTCATACCTTTCGTTAACTTCTTGTGTAGACAAACTCTAAGAGCTGAAAGCAAGCACTGTGGCTCATTGTAATTTTAAACATGCTGTCACAGAGGCGGTGCAGAGGAAATTAGTAAGCATGCTGGAACTCATTCAAATAAGATAAGAAGCTGCCTGAAGTTTCACTCCAGACTTACACTGAACTTGGACCAGGTCTTGATGGTTAGCCAGAAGCTGTGtactatttctatttctatggattttttgtatttcttggtTCCTCACTGGGTGtagaagcaagaaaatattccttttcagGCTACTCTCACAGaacccagaagaaaaataaactaaaaacatAACAACCTTTTCCCCATACTCAAAATTCATATCCagccccaccccccacccccatatgTCCAGGTAGGCTTTTGGATGCATATCTGTATGAACATATAGTATGCTCTTCCATCTGTACAGATTATCAACGGGTATTCCTTCAAACATTTTGGGATGAAATTGATCTAAATCTGTATGGAGAATTTTGATACACTACAGTAACAGGGGTGAATTTCCTTTTGCAGCCTCAGTACAAAAGATCATAGTTATTGTAGAGCAATTAGTGAAAGCCAGCTACCTCAAAGAGTCCTGTGAGGGCTGACTAgatctcaaattattttttaattgccaATGCCACCAATGATTTGCATGCACACAAACTTAGCCTATGCCTGTGTCTAATATCTTTGACCACAGAAAGCCATGAGGACCAAGGAATATGAGTGCTTCGTGCTGAAAATCCAGAGACTAGAGAACCTTTGCCgagctctgcaggaagagagGAATGAAttgtacaaaaaaataaaacaagcacagTTCCCTGAAGAGGTGAATGGAAATGACAtcttagaagaagaagaagacgacGTTGATACAAACCCTTCCTCCTCTGAGCAGGCAAGCATTGAGTTGCGTGCCACTGATGATAGCATGCTAAAGGAGCTGGCTGAGGCTTTCAGGGTGTCCCACAAGGTGGATGAGTCCCTCCCAAGCAACAGCAGCAACCCAGAGCCCCGTGATGCTCAAACATGTAATGCCGTCTCGGAGCCAGAACTCCCCTCTCATCTCATCCCATGGTCAGAGGCTGGGAATCTCTGTGAGCAGCCCAGCACGAGCACATCAACACCTCCTGAACATGTGCCAGCACCCACTGAAAATACAACGCCCACCAAGAATGTGCCAAAGCCCACCAAAAACATGCCCACACTCCCAGAAAgggtgccagcacccacagAAAGTGTGCCAATACCTCCCGAAACCATGCCAGTTCCCACTGGGAATGAGGCAAAACCCATTGAAAACATGCCAGCAACCCCTGAGAGCATGCCAACACCCACTCTAAACATGCCTGCTCCCCTTGGAAATATGCCAGCATCCACAACAAGTCCACCAAAAGCTGCAGAACATATGGAAGACCTAGCAGAGAAGTCTGCTGAAGGTCAGCTTGCAGAGCAAACAAGGGATACAGACATGGAAGCGGTAGATTGAAGACACTGATGTGTTCAGGCCTGTCTTTTAGAAACCACAGCTCTACTTTGTTCCCCAAGAttgatatctttttttctttttaaagaaacaaaaagtagaAACACACTCATACATACCTGTGAGCAAACGTAAAGTGCTTCTC
This genomic stretch from Anser cygnoides isolate HZ-2024a breed goose chromosome 3, Taihu_goose_T2T_genome, whole genome shotgun sequence harbors:
- the TXLNB gene encoding beta-taxilin, which codes for MENDQSTEQQPQAPTSPRLDVQGQSKEKPVPSSQPQAPMDQPSTCPEVAVCDISEELSRQLEDIINTYGSAASLMEKESTAAGTDKPEKGESGSLEDAEYEDANEESEKDKPAPGDASRAKEPSPSKEQKLEKKILKGLGKEATLLMQSLNKLSTPEEKLDLLFKKYAELLEEHRAEQKQLKYLQKRQAQITKEKDQLQSEHSRAILARSKLESLCRELQRHNKNLKEETIQRAREEDEKRKEITNHFQGTLSEIQAQIEQQSERNMKLCQENTELAEKLKSIIDQYELREEHLDKIFKHRELQQKLVDAKLEQSQEMMKEAEERHQKEKEYLLNQAAEWKLQAKMLKEQETVLQAQITLYSERFEEFQKTLTKSNEVFATFKQEMEKMTKKMKKLEKDTATWKSRFENCNRALLDMIEEKAMRTKEYECFVLKIQRLENLCRALQEERNELYKKIKQAQFPEEVNGNDILEEEEDDVDTNPSSSEQASIELRATDDSMLKELAEAFRVSHKVDESLPSNSSNPEPRDAQTCNAVSEPELPSHLIPWSEAGNLCEQPSTSTSTPPEHVPAPTENTTPTKNVPKPTKNMPTLPERVPAPTESVPIPPETMPVPTGNEAKPIENMPATPESMPTPTLNMPAPLGNMPASTTSPPKAAEHMEDLAEKSAEGQLAEQTRDTDMEAVD